One genomic region from Rosa rugosa chromosome 1, drRosRugo1.1, whole genome shotgun sequence encodes:
- the LOC133724807 gene encoding dihydroorotase, mitochondrial isoform X1: MIKTGVLPIKAVKFPTTKFEGSNQLQYKERKMELNITRPDDWHLHLRDGELLEAVVPHSATHFGRGIVMPNLKPPVTTTAAAVAYRESILKALPSGSGFTPLMTLYLTDTTSPKEIKLARKSGVVFAVKLYPAGATTNSQDGVTDLFGKCLPVLEEMVEQNMPLLVHGEVTDPDVDVFDREKVFIDSVLQPLIKRLPQLKVVMEHITTMDAVKFVQSCEEGSVAATVTPQHLLLNRNALFQGGLQPHNYCLPVLKREIHRQALVSAVTSGSKRFFLGTDSAPHEKRRKECPCGCAGIYSAPVALSLYAKVFEEAGALDKLEAFTSFNGPDFYGLPRNTSKTKLSRTSWKVPECFSFPFGDIIPMFAGEMLEWQSSFN, encoded by the exons ATGATAAAGACTGGTGTGTTGCCGATCAAG GCAGTGAAGTTTCCCACTACAAAGTTTGAAGGGTCTAACCAGTTACaatacaaagaaagaaagatggagCTCAATATAACACGCCCTGATGATTGGCATCTTCACCTTCGTGACGGTGAACTTCTTGAAGCTGTCGTCCCCCACAG TGCAACTCATTTTGGACGGGGAATAGTGATGCCAAATCTAAAGCCCCCTGTCACCACCACTGCTGCAGCTGTGGCTTACCGAGAATCTATCTTAAAAGCACTGCCTTCTGGTAGTGGCTTCACTCCTCTTATGACACTTTATTTGACAGATACCACTAGTCCTAAAGAGATCAAGCTTGCAA GAAAAAGTGGGGTCGTATTTGCTGTAAAGCTTTACCCTGCTGGTGCCACAACAAATTCCCAAGATGGAGTCACAGATCTTTTTGGAAAATGCCTACCTGTCCTTGAGGAGATGGTTGAACAAAATATGCCTCTGCTG GTTCATGGGGAGGTTACAGATCCTGATGTTGATGTATTTGATCGTGAAAAGGTATTCATCGACTCTGTTTTACAACCTTTAATCAAAAGGCTTCCACAGCTGAAGGTCGTCATGGAGCATATAACTACTATGGATGCTGTTAAGTTTGTTCAGTCTTGCGAAGAAG GTTCTGTAGCAGCAACAGTTACTCCACAGCATCTTCTTCTGAATAGGAATGCTCTATTTCAAGGAGGATTGCAGCCTCACAACTACTGTCTGCCTGTACTCAAAAGGGAGATCCACA GACAGGCTCTTGTATCAGCTGTTACTAGTGGAAGTAAAAGATTTTTTCTTGGAACTGATAGTGCTCCACATGAAAAGCGAAGAAAAGAATGTCCTTGTGGTTGTGCTGGTATATACAGTGCCCCTGTTGCTCTATCATTGTATGCAAAGGTCTTTGAAGAG GCAGGTGCTCTTGACAAGCTAGAGGCATTTACAAGCTTTAATGGGCCAGACTTTTATGGCCTTCCTCGGAATACGTCAAAAACAAAGCTGAGCAGAACTTCATGGAAGGTACCAGAGTGCTTCTCATTTCCATTTGGAGACATCATACCAATGTTTGCAGGAGAAATGCTTGAGTGGCAGTCGTCCTTCAATTGA
- the LOC133724807 gene encoding dihydroorotase, mitochondrial isoform X2, which produces MELNITRPDDWHLHLRDGELLEAVVPHSATHFGRGIVMPNLKPPVTTTAAAVAYRESILKALPSGSGFTPLMTLYLTDTTSPKEIKLARKSGVVFAVKLYPAGATTNSQDGVTDLFGKCLPVLEEMVEQNMPLLVHGEVTDPDVDVFDREKVFIDSVLQPLIKRLPQLKVVMEHITTMDAVKFVQSCEEGSVAATVTPQHLLLNRNALFQGGLQPHNYCLPVLKREIHRQALVSAVTSGSKRFFLGTDSAPHEKRRKECPCGCAGIYSAPVALSLYAKVFEEAGALDKLEAFTSFNGPDFYGLPRNTSKTKLSRTSWKVPECFSFPFGDIIPMFAGEMLEWQSSFN; this is translated from the exons atggagCTCAATATAACACGCCCTGATGATTGGCATCTTCACCTTCGTGACGGTGAACTTCTTGAAGCTGTCGTCCCCCACAG TGCAACTCATTTTGGACGGGGAATAGTGATGCCAAATCTAAAGCCCCCTGTCACCACCACTGCTGCAGCTGTGGCTTACCGAGAATCTATCTTAAAAGCACTGCCTTCTGGTAGTGGCTTCACTCCTCTTATGACACTTTATTTGACAGATACCACTAGTCCTAAAGAGATCAAGCTTGCAA GAAAAAGTGGGGTCGTATTTGCTGTAAAGCTTTACCCTGCTGGTGCCACAACAAATTCCCAAGATGGAGTCACAGATCTTTTTGGAAAATGCCTACCTGTCCTTGAGGAGATGGTTGAACAAAATATGCCTCTGCTG GTTCATGGGGAGGTTACAGATCCTGATGTTGATGTATTTGATCGTGAAAAGGTATTCATCGACTCTGTTTTACAACCTTTAATCAAAAGGCTTCCACAGCTGAAGGTCGTCATGGAGCATATAACTACTATGGATGCTGTTAAGTTTGTTCAGTCTTGCGAAGAAG GTTCTGTAGCAGCAACAGTTACTCCACAGCATCTTCTTCTGAATAGGAATGCTCTATTTCAAGGAGGATTGCAGCCTCACAACTACTGTCTGCCTGTACTCAAAAGGGAGATCCACA GACAGGCTCTTGTATCAGCTGTTACTAGTGGAAGTAAAAGATTTTTTCTTGGAACTGATAGTGCTCCACATGAAAAGCGAAGAAAAGAATGTCCTTGTGGTTGTGCTGGTATATACAGTGCCCCTGTTGCTCTATCATTGTATGCAAAGGTCTTTGAAGAG GCAGGTGCTCTTGACAAGCTAGAGGCATTTACAAGCTTTAATGGGCCAGACTTTTATGGCCTTCCTCGGAATACGTCAAAAACAAAGCTGAGCAGAACTTCATGGAAGGTACCAGAGTGCTTCTCATTTCCATTTGGAGACATCATACCAATGTTTGCAGGAGAAATGCTTGAGTGGCAGTCGTCCTTCAATTGA
- the LOC133736490 gene encoding G-type lectin S-receptor-like serine/threonine-protein kinase At2g19130, producing MIRLGSECVLVVLCCFIIISFGAHLSTASDKLIPGQSLSGNQTLTSPAGKFELGFFTRGNSNNHYIGIWYANLPNHTVVWVANRNHPVPDPVSSEFRFLENGNVTLLDQSKSSIWSTQNSMSSVSKSATYTARLLDNGNFVIQDASGVIWQSFDHPTDTWLPGGARLGYNKLTNQKLALTPWKNPQDPAPGIFSLEIEPNGTSFWLLYNGSQQYWNSGPWNGKSFAQVPEIERNDHIANVTFVSDDKGSYVSYDSADPDTYIRYMVDTTGQFKVYMWGKDFTQWLSFWLRPTEFCEVYGFCGASSICQQNASLCVCMEGYEPKVPKEWELGDHTDGCVRKAPLQCITGVDDTFVVSDVRLPVNPETLAVDDSDECRLACLRNCSCTAFAYDSGCLVWGGDLFNVKQFTPDEKEGKDLHLQIPASERIEGKKENRTLWIIIGVLGGLFIVITIVVVLFVKHRCFGEKLDTLDGSLVMFRYRALRKATNNFSEKLGEGGFGSVFKGTLQGSIAIAVKRLNCPKQEDNQFLTEVRTIGKVQHINLIRLCGFCAEASKRFLVYEYMPNGSLESVLFKNSSIVLDWKARYQIAIGTARGLAYLHEECRECIIHCDIKPENILLDAEYVPKVSDFGLAKLIDRDISRIITTMKGTRGYIAPEWISGEAITSKADTFSYGMLLFELISGRRNRDLLDNALENYFPTRVANVLNKEEDVDALLDYRLEGNADKEQLSRACKVACWCIQDDEKGRPTMGQVVQLLEGVIDAGIPPMPKFLDRFSKSLVESINYRYITSSSSGSCHHEYSDSIYQA from the coding sequence atgattcGTCTTGGTTCAGAGTGTGTGCTTGTTGTGTTATGTtgtttcatcatcatcagcttCGGAGCTCATCTCTCAACGGCGTCTGACAAGCTCATCCCAGGCCAGTCACTTTCCGGCAACCAGACATTAACCTCTCCGGCAGGCAAATTTGAACTGGGTTTCTTCACTCGAGGTAACTCTAACAATCACTACATAGGCATTTGGTACGCAAATCTGCCCAATCATACAGTTGTCTGGGTGGCTAATAGAAACCACCCTGTTCCTGATCCAGTTTCTTCAGAGTTTAGATTCCTTGAAAATGGAAACGTTACCTTGCTGGACCAGTCCAAATCTTCAATTTGGTCAACCCAGAATTCTATGTCTTCAGTGTCCAAATCCGCCACATATACAGCAAGGCTTCTTGACAATGGCAACTTTGTTATTCAAGATGCATCTGGTGTAATATGGCAGAGTTTTGATCACCCAACTGATACTTGGCTCCCAGGTGGTGCCAGGCTTGGTTACAACAAGCTTACCAATCAGAAACTAGCTCTCACTCCCTGGAAAAACCCACAAGACCCAGCCCCTGGAATTTTTTCCCTTGAGATTGAACCAAACGGGACAAGTTTTTGGTTGCTCTATAATGGCTCTCAACAGTATTGGAATAGTGGGCCTTGGAATGGCAAATCTTTTGCCCAAGTCCCTGAAATAGAGCGGAACGATCACATAGCAAATGTTACTTTTGTTTCAGATGACAAGGGGAGCTATGTTTCTTATGATTCTGCAGACCCTGACACCTATATTAGGTACATGGTTGACACCACTGGGCAGTTCAAGGTCTATATGTGGGGGAAGGACTTCACCCAGTGGTTATCATTTTGGTTGAGGCCAACCGAATTCTGTGAGGTTTATGGATTTTGTGGTGCTTCTAGCATCTGCCAGCAAAACGCCAGTCTCTGTGTTTGCATGGAGGGATATGAACCTAAAGTCCCAAAAGAGTGGGAATTAGGGGATCACACAGATGGGTGTGTCAGGAAAGCACCTTTACAATGCATTACTGGAGTAGATGATACTTTTGTGGTATCAGATGTCCGCCTTCCTGTGAATCCAGAGACTTTAGCAGTTGATGACAGTGATGAGTGCAGATTAGCGTGCCTAAGAAATTGCTCATGTACAGCTTTTGCTTATGATAGTGGGTGTCTTGTTTGGGGAGGGGATCTATTCAACGTCAAACAATTTACACCAGACGAGAAGGAGGGCAAGGACTTGCATCTGCAAATTCCAGCTTCTGAGAGAATAGAGGGGAAGAAAGAGAACAGGACTCTTTGGATCATCATCGGAGTACTTGGAGGTTTATTTATTGTTATTACCATTGTTGTGGTACTATTTGTGAAGCATCGATGTTTTGGGGAAAAGTTAGATACACTTGATGGTTCCTTGGTGATGTTCAGGTATAGGGCTTTAAGAAAGGCAACGAACAACTTTTCGGAGAAACTTGGGGAAGGAGGCTTTGGTTCTGTTTTCAAAGGGACATTGCAGGGATCAATTGCCATTGCGGTGAAGAGACTCAACTGTCCCAAGCAAGAGGATAACCAATTCCTTACAGAAGTGAGAACTATTGGAAAAGTCCAACACATTAATCTTATTCGTCTTTGTGGATTTTGTGCAGAAGCCTCAAAAAGATTCTTGGTTTACGAATACATGCCAAATGGGTCTCTAGAATCTGTTCTATTTAAAAACAGTTCCATTGTCTTAGATTGGAAAGCTAGGTACCAAATTGCAATTGGGACTGCTAGAGGATTGGCTTACCTTCATGAGGAATGTAGAGAATGCATAATACACTGCGATATCAAACCTGAAAACATTCTCTTGGATGCAGAATATGTCCCAAAAGTATCAGATTTTGGTCTAGCAAAGCTCATAGACAGAGACATTAGCCGGATAATAACAACCATGAAAGGAACCAGAGGCTATATTGCTCCAGAGTGGATTTCAGGAGAAGCTATAACATCGAAAGCTGATACCTTTAGCTATGGAATGCTGTTATTTGAACTTATCTCGGGAAGGAGAAACAGAGATCTATTAGATAATGCTTTAGAAAATTACTTCCCAACCCGTGTTGCCAATGTGTTGAATAAAGAAGAAGATGTTGATGCCTTGTTGGATTACAGGTTAGAAGGTAATGCTGACAAAGAACAACTGAGTAGAGCATGCAAAGTCGCTTGTTGGTGCATTCAAGACGACGAGAAGGGTAGGCCAACTATGGGGCAGGTTGTTCAACTTCTGGAGGGAGTTATAGACGCTGGAATTCCACCAATGCCAAAGTTCCTCGACCGCTTTTCTAAGAGTCTAGTTGAATCCATCAATTATCGGTACATTACTTCCAGCAGTTCTGGTTCATGTCATCATGAGTACTCAGATAGTATATATCAAGCTTAA